Proteins found in one Geomonas subterranea genomic segment:
- the mce gene encoding methylmalonyl-CoA epimerase, translating to MLTKINHLGVAVTSIEEALPFYRDTLEMEFSGIEEVPSQLVKVAFLSIGESKIELLEPTSPESPVAKFLEKNGPGVHHVAYGVKDIDATIARLIAGGTRMIDTTARNGAHGARIAFLHPKSSNGVLTELCETHDDSH from the coding sequence ATGCTCACTAAGATAAATCATTTAGGCGTAGCCGTTACCTCAATAGAAGAAGCTCTTCCGTTCTATCGCGACACGCTCGAGATGGAATTCTCCGGGATCGAAGAAGTACCTAGCCAGCTAGTTAAGGTGGCGTTCTTATCCATCGGGGAATCGAAGATAGAACTTCTGGAACCGACCTCGCCGGAAAGTCCGGTGGCCAAGTTTCTGGAAAAGAACGGCCCGGGCGTGCATCACGTGGCTTATGGAGTGAAGGACATCGATGCCACCATCGCGCGGCTCATCGCCGGCGGCACCCGGATGATCGACACCACCGCACGAAACGGAGCGCACGGCGCGCGCATTGCCTTTTTACATCCCAAGAGCAGCAACGGCGTCCTCACCGAACTGTGCGAGACGCACGACGATAGTCACTAG